The Stigmatella ashevillena genomic sequence AACGCCTGTGCCAGCACGCTCGGCTCGCGGACGATCTTCATCCCCTTGCCACCGCCACCCGCGGCCGCCTTGAGGATGACGGGAAAGCCGATCTCCTTGGCGAAGGCCTCTGCCTCCCGGGCGTCCTTCAGGACGTGGGGGCTACCGGGCAGCAGCGGCATGCCCGCTTCGAGCGCAGCCTTCCGGGCTCGGACCTTGTTGCCCATCAGCCGGAGCATCTCGGGCCGTGGCCCGATGAAGCGAATCTTGCAGCTCTCGCACACCTCGGCGAACTCGGCGTTCTCCGAGAGGAAGCCGTAGCCCGGGTGGATGGCGTCCGCGCGGGTGATTTCCGCCGCGGACAGCAGTTGGGGAATGTTGAGGTAGCTTTCCTTGGAGGGCGGTGGCCCGATGCACACCGACTCATCGGCGAAGCGCACATGCAAGGCTTGGCTATCCGCCGTGGAGTGAACCGCCACCGTGGCGATTCCCAGCTCCCGGCATGCCCGGATGACCCGCAGGGCAATCTCCCCGCGATTGGCGATCAGCACCTTCTTGAACACGCTCAGGACTCCTCGCGGCCACCAGGACCGGCCCAAGGCCGGCCCCGAGGGCTACGCTGGCTCAATGCGAAAGAGCGCTTGACCAAACTCGACCGGCTGCCCGTTCTCTACCAGGATCTCCGCGACGCGGCCTCCCACCTCGGACTCGATCTCGTTCATCAACTTCATGGCCTCGACGATGCAGAGCACCTGGCCCTTCTTCACCACCGTGCCCACTTCCGCGAAGGACGGCTGGTCCGGGGCAGGGGTCCGGTAGAACGTCCCCACGAACGGACTGGTGATGACCTGGCCGGGCTTCTGCACCGGCGCGGCCGCGGCGGCGGGTGCCGCTGAAGGCCCCACGCCATGCCCGCGCGCAGGCGCAGGCGCAGGCGCCGCGTACTCCACCGCGGGAACCGAGCTCACCGACGGGCTCACCGGCGCCGCATGCACAATCGTGGGCGCGGGGCCGTGCCCCCGGCGGATGTACAGCCGCTCATCGCCGCGCTGCCATACCAGCCTCGTGACGTCCGAGGCCTCCAGCATCTCCACGATCTGCCGGAGTGCTTCCACATCCAGGGACGTCACCGCCCCCGTTCCACTTTCCCCGCCGGCAGGCGCTGCTCCACCCTCTGCCCGGGATGCCTTGCGCTTCGTCGCCATGAATCCCCTCCGTCCGGATCAGTTCGCCGGCTCAGCCCGCCGTGGCCACGCGCGTGAGGTACTTCCCATCACGCGTATCGATTTTCAGCACGTCGCCCTCGTTGATGAAGAGCGGAACGTTGACCGAGTAACCCGTCTCCAGCTTCGCGGGCTTCAACGCGCCCGACACTGTATCGCCGCGCACGCCCGGATCGCACTGGGTGACCTTCAGATCCACCGAGTTGGGCAGCGTCACGCCGATGGCCTTGCCGTTGTAGAAGAGCACCGAGACGTTGATGTTCTCCTTCAGGAAGTTCTTGGCCTCGCCGAGCACCTTCTCGCTGAGGAAGGTCTGCTCGTAGTTGCGGGTGTCCATGAAGTAGAAGTCATCGCCCTGGACATAGAGGTACTGCATGTCCTTGTCCTCGATGTCGGGCTTGCCCACCTTCTCGCCGGACTTGAGGGTCGGCTGGAGCACCCGGTCCGTCAGAAGGCTGCGGATCGTCGTCCGCACGAACGCGGAGCCCTTGCCGGGCTTGACGTGCTGGAACTCGACGATTTCGAACGGCTCGCCGTCGATCTCGATCTTGAGGCCCTTGCGGAACTCGGAGGTATCAATGACACCGGCCATGGGACAGCTCCTTCGGACTACTGAAAAAGTCCGGGGTGTCTAGCCGATGGCACTCCCCTTTGGAAAGGGGAAAGCAGTGGGGCAGCGCGTCGGATGCCCGGCCACCCTACAGTTCGGCGCGCACCTTCGGGGCCGTCACCCGGAGGACATAGCGGCCCTTGCCGTAGTTGCCCTCGGCGCGAAGTGCGAGGATGAGGAAATACTCCGGCGACACCATGCGGATGAGCGTCAGCACCTTGTCGCTGTTGACGCTCAGCTCCGTCACGACGCCCGTCTTGAGCACCTCGGCGGCGTTCTTGAGCTGGGTGAGCAGGTTGGCGTACTCCACCCAGGCCCCTCCCAGCTCGAGCTCCGCCGCATCATCTTTTTGATAGGTCTCGACCGAGATGCCGTCGAAGCCCATCACGCTGCAGGCGAGGGCTCCATCGACCTGATTGACCACCGACTCCAGGTGTGCACGGAAGGACATGTCAGCAGGCTCTCAGTGTGGGGGAACGGATAAGCCGTCCGGCAAGACAGCTCACGCTACAGACACTGGTCTACATTGGAGCATGTACCCGCCCCACCACTACCACACCCATTGACGAGCAGAATGGGGTAGGTCGCCTTGTTCGATTCCACCGAACTTCCCGAAGAAGTCTTGCCCTTTAACTTCACTGAAACGAACAGCGTGACCTCCGGCGCCTTCTCAGGATCAGCGTCAGGATCAGCGTCAGGATCAGCGTCAGGATCAGCGTCAGGATCAGCGTCAGGCTCAAGGCTTGAGACAAATTTCGCGATCTCTATTTCCGCAGATCCATGGATCAGATCCAGGGTGAGATAGTTATCGGTCGAGCCCCCCTGAATGTAGAAGGAGATCGGAATCTTGACTTCGTCGAACTCTTTCGACGAGTCCTCGCTCTCCACCTTGTAGCTGAAGATGATCTCTTCGATGTAGATGCCGTCGAGCTCACCCGTAGTACCGCTTCGCTCGGCAAGGGTCGAGGCAATGGTGAAACTCGTATAGTAGCTTGAGGTATTAGCCGAATTCAGGGCCCCGCGGACGATGCTCGGTGCGTCTTCAACCCGGGCACAATCAGTCCCCAAAGGGGTCGTGCCCAGAATCATGATAGCCTCGTTCCCATTGACGCAGGCCGAGGCACCCATCGTGAGTGCCGCGATAAGCAACAAACGCTTCATCGAAGTGGACTCCATAAAGACAGTTCCCGGTTACAGCGTCTGAGCAATGGTCTGCCGGTTGAGGATCCGGGGCGTGATGAAGATCAGCAGTTCCTGCCGGTCATCGCGCTCCGTGGTCTGGCGGAAGAAGAAGCCCAGGACCGGGATCTTCGAGAAGAAGGGAATCGACGCGCTGGAAGTGCTTCCCCGGCGCACGTAGATGCCGCCGATGACCGTGGTGTCGCCGTCCTTGACGAGCACCTGCGTGTTCGCCTCCTTGCGCTGAATGGCAGGCTGGCCGTTGGCACCCGTGTTCGCCGCATCCGGCTGGTTGTTCTGCGCGATGATGCTCATCAGGATGCTTCCATCCTGGGTGATGTGCGGGGTGACTTCCAGCGACAGGCGCGCTTCGATGAAGGTCGTGTTCGCACCGTTGGCGGACGTCTGGCTGAACGGGATGGACACACCCTGGCTGATGCGTGCCGTGTTGTTGTCGAGCGTCGTTACCTTGGGCGCGGAGATGGTCTTCACGTAACCATCGTTCTCCGCAGCGGACAGACGCAGGTTGAGTCCCAGCGCTCCACCCGCCGAGCCGAAGGTGAAGCCCAACGCACCACCTTGTCCCAGGGTCGTCGGCGCCGGCAGGTTGACGGCGAAGCCCGGGTCTCCGGAGAAGCCTGCCGGGGTACCACCACCGGCGGAGCCGAAGCCTCCGATCGAGTTGGGGAAGATGAGGCCCGTGGCGTTCCCCGTGGCCGCGTTCGCCTGGCCCCGGCCACCCCACTGCACACCGATGGAGCGGGAGAAGGCCGTCGTCGCTTCCACGATGCGGCTCTCAATCAGCACCTGCGGAGTCTGCGTGTCCAGGTTGCGCACGAGCGCACGAGCCTTCTCGATGTTAGCGCGCACGTCCTTCACGATGAGCACGTTGGTGCGGGTATCCACCGTCACCGAGCCGCGATCAGACAGGATGTCCTTCACGCGCGCCTGCATCTCGTTGGCCACCGCGTAGTTCACCGGGATGAGGTTGACGAGCAGATCCTCCTGCTGCTGCATCGACTTCTTGCGCTCCTGCGCCAGCCGCGCCTCCTCCTCCAGCGTCTTCAGGGGCGCGATGCGGACGATGTTGCCGACCTCTTCCTTGCCCAGTCCCTTCGTGCGGAGGATGAGGTCCAGCGCCTGATCCCAGGGCACGTTGCGCAGGCGGATCGTCACCTTGCCGTTCACGTCGTCGGCAACAACGATGTTCTTCTTGGAGATCTCCGCGATGACGCGCAGCAGGTTCTGGATCTCGATGTCCTTGAACTCGAAGGAGACCCGCTTGCCACGGTAGCGGGCCTGCTGGGGCGCGCCCTCGGCGGCATAAGCAGGGGCCTCGGCGGAGAAGCCCGCGGTGCGCTGGGAAACGGCCACCTGCTCCGTCTTCACCCCCTGCACCGTCAGGTTCCAGCTCAACGTCCCCGAGCCCTGGGTCACCGACTCATCGATGGCTCCATCCGCGGCCACCACCACGCGCACGCGGTGTCCCTCGCCGGGAACCGAGAAGGCGCTGATCATCTTCACCGGCGTCTCCAGCGCACTGGTGTCCAGGCTGCGCTCCAGCCTGCGCGGAAGCCTCGCGTTCTCCAGCGTCAGCACCGCGCTGCGCGGATCCGGCCGGTCCACCTTCCACGTCACGGCGCTGGACAGCTTGAGCTGCACGCGGCCGCCACTGTCGCTCTCATCAAAGGAGAGCTCCTTGACCTCGGCCACGACAGGCTGAGCCGCACTGGCCGCCACGGGCGCCGGACGCAGGGGCGCGCGCTCGGCCACCATCTCCTGAGGCTCCTCGACAGAAGCAGGGGCGGAGGGCGCCGGCTTGCGCGCCACCGCGGCGCCCAGCACCACTTCCAGGCCCCGCGGGGCCCTGTCCACACGGTAGGCAGGCATGCCCTTGCGCGCGTCCAGCACCAGGCGGACCTTCTCCGCGTGCGCAGCAACGCGAACACCCTTGAGCGCCCCACCCTTCACGCGCGGGGCATGGGCATCCAGACCGACCCCGTACACATCCACCGCCAGCCGCGGCGGATCCGCCAGCTCGAGCACCTCGTAGCGGGAGATCTCTCCGTCCGTGCGGACGGCCAGGATGTCCCGGGCGAAGGTAAGGCCCGTGATGGACCGCGCCGGCTGAGCGACTTCGCGCTCGTCCACCTCGGCGGCCACCACGTTCTCGGCGAGCGCCGGACCTTTGACCACCGGCTCCTTCGCGGGAACGGCCTCGGCCTTCACAGGCACGGGCGCAGGGGCTTGCGCGACGGCCGGGGCCACTTCGGGGACGGGCGGTTGGGGGGCCACCTCCGCGGTGGCCTTGGGCTCCGAGGCCCCGTCCACCGAGATGACGATGCGGTTGCCGTCGGCTCGCACGTCATACTGAGACGCCTTGTCCAAGGCGACCAGGACGCGGCCCACGCTGGCGCGCTCGTCGGAGAATTGCGAGGCGACGATGCCTGTCACAGGCCCGGTGCCAGTGTGGTGGCCCTTGATGCCCGTGGCGTCCGCTGACGAGAGGTCCACCACCAGGCGCTCCGGCCCACTGAGCCGGAAGACCGTGAAGGTAGGGGGACGTGTTCCCGCAACGACTACCTGAGCTCCGGAACCTG encodes the following:
- the accB gene encoding acetyl-CoA carboxylase biotin carboxyl carrier protein, which translates into the protein MATKRKASRAEGGAAPAGGESGTGAVTSLDVEALRQIVEMLEASDVTRLVWQRGDERLYIRRGHGPAPTIVHAAPVSPSVSSVPAVEYAAPAPAPARGHGVGPSAAPAAAAAPVQKPGQVITSPFVGTFYRTPAPDQPSFAEVGTVVKKGQVLCIVEAMKLMNEIESEVGGRVAEILVENGQPVEFGQALFRIEPA
- the efp gene encoding elongation factor P — encoded protein: MAGVIDTSEFRKGLKIEIDGEPFEIVEFQHVKPGKGSAFVRTTIRSLLTDRVLQPTLKSGEKVGKPDIEDKDMQYLYVQGDDFYFMDTRNYEQTFLSEKVLGEAKNFLKENINVSVLFYNGKAIGVTLPNSVDLKVTQCDPGVRGDTVSGALKPAKLETGYSVNVPLFINEGDVLKIDTRDGKYLTRVATAG
- a CDS encoding roadblock/LC7 domain-containing protein; the encoded protein is MSFRAHLESVVNQVDGALACSVMGFDGISVETYQKDDAAELELGGAWVEYANLLTQLKNAAEVLKTGVVTELSVNSDKVLTLIRMVSPEYFLILALRAEGNYGKGRYVLRVTAPKVRAEL
- the pilQ gene encoding type IV pilus secretin PilQ — protein: MLGKSDVTRGKWVIAAVLLASIAGANAEGAELNTLRDLQVVQTGSGAQVVVAGTRPPTFTVFRLSGPERLVVDLSSADATGIKGHHTGTGPVTGIVASQFSDERASVGRVLVALDKASQYDVRADGNRIVISVDGASEPKATAEVAPQPPVPEVAPAVAQAPAPVPVKAEAVPAKEPVVKGPALAENVVAAEVDEREVAQPARSITGLTFARDILAVRTDGEISRYEVLELADPPRLAVDVYGVGLDAHAPRVKGGALKGVRVAAHAEKVRLVLDARKGMPAYRVDRAPRGLEVVLGAAVARKPAPSAPASVEEPQEMVAERAPLRPAPVAASAAQPVVAEVKELSFDESDSGGRVQLKLSSAVTWKVDRPDPRSAVLTLENARLPRRLERSLDTSALETPVKMISAFSVPGEGHRVRVVVAADGAIDESVTQGSGTLSWNLTVQGVKTEQVAVSQRTAGFSAEAPAYAAEGAPQQARYRGKRVSFEFKDIEIQNLLRVIAEISKKNIVVADDVNGKVTIRLRNVPWDQALDLILRTKGLGKEEVGNIVRIAPLKTLEEEARLAQERKKSMQQQEDLLVNLIPVNYAVANEMQARVKDILSDRGSVTVDTRTNVLIVKDVRANIEKARALVRNLDTQTPQVLIESRIVEATTAFSRSIGVQWGGRGQANAATGNATGLIFPNSIGGFGSAGGGTPAGFSGDPGFAVNLPAPTTLGQGGALGFTFGSAGGALGLNLRLSAAENDGYVKTISAPKVTTLDNNTARISQGVSIPFSQTSANGANTTFIEARLSLEVTPHITQDGSILMSIIAQNNQPDAANTGANGQPAIQRKEANTQVLVKDGDTTVIGGIYVRRGSTSSASIPFFSKIPVLGFFFRQTTERDDRQELLIFITPRILNRQTIAQTL